The proteins below are encoded in one region of Candidatus Hydrogenedentota bacterium:
- the acpP gene encoding acyl carrier protein — protein MASEADVAATIKEIIAERLDKSADEVVESAGFMEDLGADSLDLTELLMALEEEFNIDIDDEANQIETVGDAIKYIQSKL, from the coding sequence ATGGCAAGCGAAGCAGATGTAGCAGCAACGATTAAAGAGATTATTGCCGAGCGTCTTGACAAAAGTGCCGACGAGGTTGTTGAAAGCGCCGGGTTCATGGAGGATCTCGGGGCGGATTCCCTGGATCTGACGGAACTTCTGATGGCCCTGGAAGAGGAATTCAACATCGATATTGATGATGAAGCCAACCAGATCGAGACCGTCGGGGACGCCATTAAGTATATACAGTCTAAGCTCTAA
- the fabF gene encoding beta-ketoacyl-ACP synthase II — MSTKVVVTGIGVVSPVGNDIKTFWRNICNGKSGIRLIDTFDTSDLPAKIAGIAEDVMPDGMDNKEMRRMSRYSQFAIHAAVEAWKQAGLDIDKEDPYRCGCIVGSGIGGLHEINVDSVKMAEGGSRRVSPLMVPKGLANMAAGAVAIRLGLLGANKAVVTACASGTHCIGDAANLIRMGKADVMVAGGAEATVIPFGIAGFCALKALSTRNDEPERASRPFDMDRDGFVMGEGAGVMVLESEEHAKARGAEILGVVAGMGETCDAYHITAPRPDGSGVAAAMKEGLRDARLNPSDIDYFNAHGTSTKLNDAGECRALHDVFGEVTPLASSTKSMIGHLLGAAGGVEAVICLLSILDGIAPPNINYDTPDPECDLNIVANEARETPIRATMSNSLGFGGHNASLILTRYE; from the coding sequence ATGAGCACAAAGGTGGTTGTAACGGGCATTGGCGTGGTCTCGCCGGTCGGCAATGACATCAAGACCTTCTGGCGGAACATCTGCAACGGGAAGTCCGGCATCCGGCTGATCGACACGTTCGACACCTCGGATCTTCCCGCGAAGATCGCCGGCATAGCCGAAGACGTGATGCCCGACGGGATGGACAACAAGGAAATGCGGCGGATGAGCCGCTACAGCCAGTTTGCCATCCACGCCGCCGTGGAGGCCTGGAAGCAGGCCGGCCTGGATATCGACAAGGAAGACCCGTACCGCTGCGGGTGTATCGTCGGATCGGGCATCGGCGGGCTCCACGAGATCAATGTGGATTCCGTGAAGATGGCCGAGGGCGGATCGCGCCGGGTTTCCCCGTTGATGGTGCCCAAAGGCCTGGCCAACATGGCGGCGGGCGCAGTGGCGATCCGGCTTGGGCTCCTGGGGGCGAACAAGGCGGTGGTGACGGCCTGCGCGAGCGGCACGCACTGCATCGGCGACGCGGCCAACCTCATTCGCATGGGTAAAGCGGACGTCATGGTGGCCGGTGGCGCGGAGGCGACGGTAATACCCTTCGGAATCGCTGGATTCTGCGCGCTGAAGGCGCTTTCCACGCGCAACGACGAACCCGAGCGCGCCAGCCGCCCGTTTGACATGGACCGCGATGGATTCGTGATGGGCGAGGGCGCGGGGGTGATGGTGCTGGAGTCGGAGGAGCACGCCAAGGCGCGCGGGGCCGAGATTCTCGGCGTGGTCGCGGGCATGGGGGAGACGTGTGACGCGTACCATATAACCGCGCCGCGCCCGGACGGGTCCGGGGTTGCGGCGGCGATGAAGGAAGGCCTGCGCGACGCGCGGCTGAACCCGTCGGATATCGACTATTTCAACGCGCACGGGACGAGCACGAAACTAAACGACGCGGGCGAATGCCGCGCCCTGCACGACGTGTTCGGCGAGGTGACGCCGCTGGCCAGTTCGACGAAGTCGATGATAGGGCACCTGCTGGGCGCCGCCGGCGGCGTGGAAGCGGTGATCTGCCTGCTCAGTATTCTCGATGGGATCGCTCCGCCGAACATCAATTACGACACGCCGGATCCGGAATGCGACCTTAACATTGTTGCGAACGAGGCGCGTGAAACCCCGATTCGCGCGACGATGTCCAACTCATTGGGATTTGGCGGACACAACGCCTCGCTTATTTTAACCAGGTATGAATGA